In the Cyanobacteriota bacterium genome, one interval contains:
- a CDS encoding S-adenosyl-l-methionine hydroxide adenosyltransferase family protein → MMPLITLLTDFGDRDAYVGIMKGVIASINPAITTIDLSHQIPPQDIASARFNLMNAVPYFPAGTVHLAVVDPGVGHTRRAIALRIAPGFLVGPDNGIFSGVLRRYPALLGVELTNHRSWSTSRPSATFHGRDIFAPAAAYLATGVELERLGTLIDTTTLVELAIPAPIQTTAGIRGAIQYCDRFGNLVTNIPGKWVGSRNWFVNLGSLRIPGRRTYGSVEKGKPVALIGSHGWIEIAINCGHAQSQLQLKVTDPV, encoded by the coding sequence ATGATGCCCCTAATTACCTTACTGACAGACTTTGGCGATCGAGATGCCTATGTCGGAATTATGAAGGGGGTAATTGCCAGCATTAACCCTGCTATCACTACCATTGATCTCTCGCACCAAATTCCGCCCCAAGACATCGCATCAGCACGATTTAACTTAATGAATGCAGTGCCCTACTTTCCAGCCGGCACCGTGCACTTAGCTGTTGTGGATCCAGGCGTAGGGCATACTCGACGGGCGATCGCCCTCCGCATTGCCCCTGGTTTTCTAGTCGGGCCAGACAACGGCATCTTTAGTGGTGTGTTGCGCCGCTATCCAGCTTTGCTGGGGGTAGAGTTGACCAATCACCGCTCCTGGAGCACAAGTCGCCCTAGTGCAACGTTTCATGGGCGGGACATTTTTGCCCCAGCGGCGGCCTATCTAGCTACAGGTGTTGAGCTTGAGCGCCTAGGAACACTAATCGATACTACAACCCTAGTCGAGTTAGCGATTCCTGCCCCTATTCAAACCACAGCAGGCATCCGTGGGGCTATTCAATACTGCGATCGGTTTGGTAATCTGGTGACTAACATCCCTGGCAAGTGGGTGGGTAGTCGCAACTGGTTTGTAAATCTAGGCTCACTCCGCATTCCTGGCCGTCGAACCTATGGCAGCGTGGAAAAAGGTAAGCCCGTTGCCCTGATTGGCAGCCACGGTTGGATAGAAATTGCCATCAATTGCGGCCATGCTCAGTCTCAGCTACAGCTAAAGGTGACCGATCCAGTCC
- the bchB gene encoding ferredoxin:protochlorophyllide reductase (ATP-dependent) subunit B has protein sequence MKLAYWMYAGPAHIGTLRIASAFKNVHAIMHAPLGDDYFNVMRSMLERERNFTPVTASVVDRHVLARGSQEKVVDNITRKDKEEQPDLILLTPTCTSSILQEDLHNFVERAQLDAKADVLLADVNHYRVNELQAADRTLQQVVQFYIDKARKQGDLVTTKSEEPSVNIIGISTLGFHNHHDCTELKRLMADLGIQVNEVIPEGASVHNLKRLPRAWFNLVPYRELGRMTATYLKDELGMPFVDITPMGVVETARCIRAIQQVLTSQGATVNYEGFIAEQTLHVSQAAWFSRSIDCQNLTGKRAVVYGDNTHAAAITRILAREMGIKVVWAGTYCKYDADWFREQVQGFCDEVLITDDHGTVGDAIARVEPAAIFGTQMERHVGKRLNIPCGVISAPVHIQNFPLGYKPFLGYEGTNQICDLIYNSFTLGMEDHLLEIFGGHDTKDVVTKALSAESDLSWTKDAQAELNKIPGFVRGKVKRNTEKFARERNITEISVEVMYAAKEAVGA, from the coding sequence ATGAAATTGGCCTATTGGATGTACGCTGGTCCTGCTCATATCGGCACCCTCCGCATTGCCAGTGCCTTTAAGAATGTCCATGCCATCATGCACGCTCCCTTAGGGGATGACTACTTTAACGTCATGCGATCGATGTTGGAGCGAGAGCGAAACTTTACCCCAGTCACTGCCAGTGTTGTGGATCGTCACGTATTGGCTCGTGGCTCCCAGGAAAAGGTTGTGGACAACATCACCCGCAAAGACAAAGAAGAACAACCTGACTTGATTCTGTTAACCCCAACCTGCACCTCCAGCATTTTGCAAGAAGACCTGCACAATTTTGTAGAGCGGGCACAACTGGATGCTAAGGCAGATGTCCTCTTGGCGGATGTCAACCACTATCGGGTTAATGAACTGCAAGCTGCCGATCGTACCCTACAGCAGGTCGTGCAATTCTACATTGACAAAGCTCGTAAACAAGGAGACTTGGTCACTACCAAGAGCGAAGAACCATCAGTTAACATCATTGGCATCTCCACCCTAGGATTCCACAATCACCATGACTGTACAGAACTCAAACGACTCATGGCCGACTTGGGCATCCAGGTGAACGAAGTCATCCCAGAAGGAGCATCTGTCCATAATTTGAAACGCCTGCCCCGCGCATGGTTTAACCTAGTCCCCTATCGAGAATTAGGGCGCATGACCGCCACCTACCTAAAGGATGAGCTGGGGATGCCGTTTGTGGACATCACTCCCATGGGTGTAGTAGAGACTGCGCGATGCATTCGTGCTATTCAGCAGGTGTTGACAAGCCAAGGCGCTACGGTTAACTATGAAGGCTTTATTGCTGAACAGACGTTGCATGTGTCTCAAGCGGCTTGGTTCTCTCGCTCGATCGACTGCCAAAACCTCACGGGCAAGCGAGCCGTTGTCTATGGTGACAACACTCATGCTGCGGCAATTACCAGGATTCTGGCCCGAGAAATGGGGATTAAAGTGGTATGGGCAGGTACCTACTGCAAGTACGATGCCGATTGGTTCCGGGAGCAAGTGCAAGGTTTTTGTGACGAGGTGCTGATTACCGATGATCACGGGACTGTTGGGGATGCGATCGCCCGCGTAGAACCCGCAGCCATCTTTGGCACCCAGATGGAACGCCACGTTGGCAAACGATTGAACATCCCCTGTGGGGTGATTTCTGCCCCTGTGCACATTCAAAACTTTCCCCTTGGTTACAAACCCTTCCTAGGCTATGAAGGCACCAATCAAATCTGTGACTTGATCTACAACTCCTTCACCTTGGGTATGGAAGATCATCTCCTAGAAATCTTTGGTGGGCATGATACTAAAGATGTAGTCACCAAGGCCCTATCAGCCGAGTCTGACCTCAGTTGGACAAAAGATGCCCAAGCTGAGCTGAATAAGATTCCTGGCTTTGTGCGAGGTAAGGTAAAGCGGAATACAGAAAAATTTGCCCGAGAGCGAAACATTACTGAAATCAGTGTAGAAGTGATGTATGCTGCGAAGGAAGCCGTTGGTGCCTAA